In Ooceraea biroi isolate clonal line C1 chromosome 14, Obir_v5.4, whole genome shotgun sequence, the genomic window ttaatttacaaaaagattaataatagCATAGTTTATTACGTATGCTTAATACTGATGAAGCATTAAATGGACAACCGGGTTGTATAACAGTGCCAGTGTTTGCGTAATAATCTGCTGTTCCCATAGATTTGGGAGTGCCCCATTCACCACTATCCGTGTGAATAACGTCAACCCATGACGCGTCCGTGGGTGCGAGATAGCATCCAAAAGGATACCAGAGACGATTCGCTGGATCCAAtcctataaataataatttcacaatGATGATCATATTTCAGGACTACTCTAGAGCTTAAGGGGTTATAGGACCTTTGTCTGgtcaaaaaattgtttttttacattttcttataAAGTAATGTTTTAAGAATGTTTTGCCGCAAGTTGGAGTtcgaaatgttatttttaacgtgagaaatattaaacatatagagACAGAGACAAATTTCGTGACTTTTCTGTAATGttattcaaaaaaataatCGCAGTCGTTTTCCTGGGCCCTATTGACTGCAGATTCTTTGTTACGGGAAGAAGACCCTTCCCCATGTGTTTTCAAACCGAATTTAGCCGATCCTAGCCGATACACAAGGCGGACGTTAACCGTTAGAAAACACAAATAAAGAGCAAAGGAAGGTTAGTTTAAACTGCCGTATATTTAAGTTCagcattatatgtataatgacagatatataagatatttgaacgtgttaaataaattagaagtTAATTCGGGCAAAAGGGCCGTAGACATGTGTACGGAAATGAACAAGGCACGGTGCGCGACAGGCGACCGGAGGCAGAGCATTctcgaatttaataaaaaaacaacaagGGATACCTCTTTGGAGAATTCTCTTCCTGAGACTGCATATTACAATCCTAGCCAATTCTGAGGTTAGTAAGTTCATTCCTTCACAATGAAAAAGTATTGTCAATCTTTGAACacgtttttctcaaaacgaCATTTTTGTTTAGTTTTGCcacgatatctcaaaaacgaaaagagatatcaatacgttttttttttaatgtgcgTCTTGGAAAGCTCTACAAACTGAACTTTacgaaaacaaaaacaaaattatttgataactaaaaaattaataaaaccatCAAAAGGAGGAGGCCCGATAAGCCACGATTTCGGCCCTCTCtagattttattgtaaattatcagaaacaatttcttaatacataaaacactaATTAAGCTGTTTTCAGCCTAAACGGACATGTTCAACGTGGTCGTTATCTTGTTTAAACATAGAAATTCGTATTTGTGGGTATTCTGTGCAGTACTACACAACTCGTGAAAATCGTGGatattatattggaaaatcatgaacatcataatataattatgtttatacGTAAAACTGATGCTGACAGTGAAACGTAcggggtgcttgattcacgtgagtccccttgcctctcacgattcggggtgcttgattcacGCTTCGCTCTCCTCAAAACAAAAACTGATCGTCCTCGCCTTCGCTCTCGACAACGATACCAGCCAAAAACCATACACCAACATCGTTCCTTACCaactaaatattcttttgcatAACATATTCCTTACACAAAGTCACTTTTTTCACCTCATAGATTCAGTACGATAAAAGGCGAGTTCATTTTTCACGGTTTTGCAGCCAGGTATGTGTGTGCTATCTGACCTATTTCACTGTCAGCATCAATTTTACgtataaacataattatattatgatgttcatgattttccaatataatatCCACGATTTTCACGAGTTGTGTAGTACTGCACAAAATACCCACAAGTatgaagaaattgtttctgataatttacaataaaatccagAGAGGGCCGAAATCGTGGCTTATCGGGCATCTTCCTTTGTAGCtaaatatcgtttttttttgctatttttacaaaacaaactttttcgtttctttcagAAGTTCAATCGATAGAGGCAAGATTTTAGAAGAAAATGCCGTTGCGATCAGGTTTCTATCTCGCTTGGTTCTCTCAGAATCgtggcaaaataaaaaaatgaacccatgttttaatcatttataactttgaaataaattacttttttgcaACTTTCTTGGTGTCAGTTTTTCACGCAAACTTCACAGATTATATCCTTAAAAGGTTTATTTGTATATCTTTAAGCCTCACCGAAGAATAAGCGTTTTAATGAAGGCCCGTTTTTCCGCGCGCAAAGGTCCTATAACCCCTTAAGTTTGACCACTTACCTGTAATGCGAGGTATAGTGAAATTGGTGCAATAGCCAACCAAACCACTTATATGAGCGCCTACGGAGTGCCCGATAATATAAATCGTACTTGTGTTGAAACCCTCGTCCTTAAATAGTTGTAAACTACGAGCGAATAAACTTCCCACTTTTTCGGCGTTCTTAAAGACACGTGGATAATCTATGTGTTGATTATACTTGCTCCAATCCAACAACACGACATTATCGGTATTTCCAGAACAAAGGGCTGATCATGGAAACAAATGCCaacaaatttgtattttatcaattttatatccaATAATTATCTACTTGTCTACTTTATATATGCACTACCTTTGATCATCGTTTTAACATTGCTGTCAGTCGGTGTATTCATAAATCCGAagacataaaatattgtacgtTTATTAGGATCTAAAACATCTAGTATATCTTGTGGCGCTGTAATGTTATAGGTCATTGTCGTAGGAGTGACATTATTGCTGAAAAACAAGTCGTATGACTTAATATGATTATGTACCTAGTCattgtttaatgatttttcgaCCACTTAAATACAAACCAATTATAATGGATAAAGTTAACACCATTTGCGAAGTCGGAATTTGGTAGTTCGCCTATAAAGTATGCAAGTAATGGTAACgtatcaaataatatatagatatttacaCGGATATACTTACACGAACACGCTGTTTGACTGTATATTATTCTGGTGGCAAGGAACAAAAGAAGGCAGAAATGCACTGATGTTAACATCTTCTAAGAAGTAACAGAGTGCGTATACtagcaaaaattttaattcaagtttcgaatatagattctaatgaCCAATTGAATCCCATGAACAGAAAGCTTATACTGGAATACTTATACGCATATGTtagtaatatatatcaagGCAAACGAGGTATGACGTTACATTGATAAGCaaaaagcaattatttataaattatgtctcttcaaataaataatgttttatcagTCTATCAGTATcagtatgtatatgtatatagattaTATCGAAAGACCCAAAATTACGACTAGTTCATATCCTGTGGTATAATTCACCGCGAAATTagtttaaaattgcaaaacatTGTCACAAcgattattgataaatatagaagtttttaaaaataagacgTCATACAATTTGTCAGTTTATAATGCCATTCTTCTATCTCTCGGAATTGTTTTACGGCTACCTTTAGCAGCATTTAACTGAAAGTAACAAgttgataattttttaatttaaagttttttactttaaagtttaaagttttttagaaggcatatttgtatttatgatGTATTCGGCGATAGACTACATTGATGTCAAAACTTTTAGACACTAGATGAAGCTGTTATACAGTATGTCTGATTTAAGTGGATACGCATAATTATTTCGTAGAAAagtaaagatacaaaaaagttgttcaaacaaaagttgtttggttaGAAAGAGGGCATAATATGGTGCAAATAGCTTTTTTGTGAGTGGAGGTATAGAGGACAATCTCAATGTCATCTgaagttttttaaatgggatgctgtacttttttatttatagtgtGATAGCGGGTGCCAAGACGAGTACAATGACCTATAATTGAAGgtcattcaaggtcatacaAGGtcataaattaacaaaaaaccTTTATTATTCACActctttacatttttcaatgtGTGTATTTAGTTAAACATAACAAGaacattttaatacattttgtatttaGTCCTTCCTTCAACATGTCCGCCGTCATTAAGAATACAACTTTACAATCTTCTCAAAAATTCTGATTCTACACGTTTCAACATCTTATCACTTACTTTTGTACATGCACCTATAATCCTCGTACGTAGTTGGTTAACATTTTCCACTGGTATTTCAAAAACTATCTGTTTCAAATAgccccaaagaaaaaagtcGCAGGCAGAAAAATCAGGTGATCTCGGAGGTCACGTTACTGGTCCACCACGTCCTATCCACCTGTTGTGAAAATGTTGGTCCAACCAATTTCGGACTGATATAACATAATGAGGTGGAGCACCATCCTGTGGAAACcataaatttcttctttgGTCAAGTGACATAACTTCCAAAACGCCGTACAAATATGTTTTGAGGATCCTAAGATAGACTT contains:
- the LOC105282335 gene encoding lipase member H isoform X1; this encodes MLTSVHFCLLLFLATRIIYSQTACSCELPNSDFANGVNFIHYNCNNVTPTTMTYNITAPQDILDVLDPNKRTIFYVFGFMNTPTDSNVKTMIKALCSGNTDNVVLLDWSKYNQHIDYPRVFKNAEKVGSLFARSLQLFKDEGFNTSTIYIIGHSVGAHISGLVGYCTNFTIPRITGLDPANRLWYPFGCYLAPTDASWVDVIHTDSGEWGTPKSMGTADYYANTGTVIQPGCPFNASSVLSILSCSHQMSIEIYAESKYEPDKYVAMSCPSFASFIFGLCKNNAKTGVGYAASNVYTYLQRWNIVLHCNNP
- the LOC105282335 gene encoding lipase member H isoform X2 codes for the protein MLTSVHFCLLLFLATRIIYSQTACSCELPNSDFANGVNFIHYNCNNVTPTTMTYNITAPQDILDVLDPNKRTIFYVFGFMNTPTDSNVKTMIKALCSGNTDNVVLLDWSKYNQHIDYPRVFKNAEKVGSLFARSLQLFKDEGFNTSTIYIIGHSVGAHISGLVGYCTNFTIPRITGLDPANRLWYPFGCYLAPTDASWVDVIHTDSGEWGTPKSMGTADYYANTGTVIQPGCPFNASSVLSILSCSHQMSIEIYAESKYEPDKYVAMSCPSFASFIFGLCKNNAKTGVGYAASNVTGKYYFNTTHSLL